One Deinococcus betulae DNA segment encodes these proteins:
- a CDS encoding ROK family transcriptional regulator — protein sequence MRSQKVDQRAARVIHRTMILNELRRCGPLSRTQLAERTQLSPAAVSFVTADLLTEALLVEQAQHTSRGRAVPLDVNYAGHFAVGLKVMETHLEAVLTDLSLSVLGDLTVTYSDHTPQRVTAAAVEATNLLLAQAGLSRARLGGVGLGLPGNIDPHTGTCLKSYRLDWTEVPITGLISDALGVPVWADNDVNAFATAERLVGRGKHARDFLVVTVGRGIGSGLVLGGELYRGGRGGAGELGHLLSEPGGRVCECGKRGCLEAYAAEPSLAQQLAESGADVPNAVDFAALVADGDPGALTLVTDAGTRLGRALAQAANWLDPELIIVGGEGVRLGEPLFAPMRAALYAHLHTADAQTLPLLIDPWGDDAWARGAAGLVVEQFFGESSPSPPAEAAAT from the coding sequence ATGCGCTCCCAGAAAGTGGACCAGCGAGCCGCGCGGGTCATCCACCGAACCATGATTCTCAACGAGCTTCGCCGCTGTGGCCCGCTCAGCCGAACCCAACTGGCGGAACGAACCCAACTCAGTCCCGCCGCCGTTTCTTTCGTAACGGCCGACCTCCTGACCGAAGCCCTGCTGGTTGAGCAGGCCCAGCACACCAGCCGGGGTCGGGCGGTACCGCTGGACGTGAACTATGCCGGGCATTTCGCCGTGGGACTCAAGGTGATGGAGACCCATCTGGAAGCGGTGCTGACCGATCTCTCGTTGAGTGTCCTGGGCGACCTGACCGTGACGTACAGCGACCACACCCCGCAACGGGTCACGGCCGCCGCTGTGGAAGCCACCAACTTGCTACTGGCACAAGCGGGCTTGAGTCGCGCCCGGCTGGGCGGCGTGGGGCTGGGTCTGCCGGGCAACATTGACCCGCACACAGGGACCTGCCTGAAGTCCTACCGGCTGGACTGGACCGAGGTGCCCATCACCGGCCTGATCTCGGACGCCCTGGGGGTGCCGGTGTGGGCCGACAACGACGTGAACGCCTTCGCCACCGCCGAGCGGCTGGTGGGCCGGGGCAAGCACGCCCGCGACTTTCTGGTGGTCACGGTGGGGCGCGGCATCGGCTCGGGGCTGGTGCTGGGAGGCGAACTGTACCGGGGCGGCCGGGGCGGCGCAGGCGAGTTGGGGCATCTGCTCTCGGAACCGGGTGGCCGGGTGTGCGAGTGCGGCAAGCGCGGCTGCCTGGAGGCCTACGCCGCCGAGCCCAGCCTGGCGCAGCAACTGGCCGAGTCGGGCGCAGATGTGCCGAACGCCGTCGACTTTGCTGCCCTGGTGGCGGACGGGGACCCTGGCGCTCTGACCCTGGTGACGGACGCCGGCACGCGATTGGGCCGCGCGCTGGCGCAGGCTGCCAACTGGCTGGACCCCGAACTGATCATCGTGGGCGGCGAGGGCGTGCGCCTAGGCGAGCCGCTGTTCGCGCCGATGCGCGCCGCCCTCTACGCCCACCTGCATACCGCTGACGCCCAGACTCTCCCACTCCTGATTGACCCGTGGGGCGACGACGCCTGGGCGCGCGGCGCTGCTGGCCTGGTGGTCGAGCAGTTTTTTGGCGAGTCCTCTCCATCTCCACCAGCTGAAGCCGCAGCGACTTAA